Genomic DNA from Jejubacter calystegiae:
GGGGGCCGCAAATAAAGGCACGATCAAAACGCGAAAAATCCAGTAGCTGTTCGCCCAGCGCATGGAGCTTCTGACCGTCGATGCGGCCATGAAACAGCGCGCTTTCGGTGCTCTCCTGACTGAAGATCCATAGCAGTTGCAGGCGCTGGGGCCAGCGGTCCTTCAGGTCCGCCAGCGCCTGGCGGAACATCATGCTGTCGGTGGAGCGGTTGCCATAAATCAGGGTAAAGCGGCTTTCCGGCTCGGTCGCCAGCGTCGCTTCGATAATCGCCAGCATCGGCGTAATGCCTGAGCCTGCGGCAATCGCCAGATAGTCGCCGCGCACCGCAGGGTCTGGCCGGTAGCCGAAGTTGCCCTGGGGCACCATCACCTCCAGACTGGCGCCCGGTTGCAACTCTCGCAGGGCGTAGCCGGAAAAACGCCCACCCTCAATGCTTTTTACCGCCACGCTAATTTCACCGGCTCGCGGCGCCCGGCAAATGGAGTAACAGCGCCGCAACTCTTCGCCATTAATCCGGGCTTTCAGCGTCAGATGCTGGCCGGGACGCCAGGCGTAATCCCGCGCCAGCGCCTCGGGCACCGCGAAGGTGATCTCCACCGCTTCCGCCGTTTCCGGCTCGATATTCGCCACTGTCAGGGCATGAAAGGTCGTCATGGCCACCTCAGATACATTTGAAATAGTCGAAGGGTTCCCGGCAGCTTTCGCAGCGCCACAGCGCCTTGCAGGCCGTGGAGCCAAATTCGCTGATAAGCTGGGTCTGAACGCTTGCGCAGCGCGGGCAACGGACCCGCTCCGGCATCAGGGCGTGGCAGCTATGCCCCACCGGCGGGCTGATGCCATATTCCCGTAACCGCCGCCGGGCATCGGGACTCATCCAGTCGGTGGTCCAGGCCGGGTGTAACTGTACGGTCACCTCTACCGGGCCGTAGCCCCGACTTTCCAGAACCGTGCGGATCTCCGCCATCAGCGTTTCGGTGGCCGGACAGCCGGAATAGGTGGGCGTAAAGCCGATACGCCAGCCGCGCCCGTCGTGCTTCACGCTGCGTACCATGCCGAGATCGGTGATGGTCAGTACCGGGATCTCCGGATCGCTGATGGTGGAAAGCAGCGCCCAGACCTCGCGGGTTTGCGGCGGCGTCAGGGTCAGGTTCATCGCCCCTCCTTACCAGCTCAGGCCGGGATAGCTGCGTTGCAGATACTGCATCTCTGCCAGCAGCGGCCCCAGATGTTCGCTATGCAGCCCGGCACGACCGCCGGTGCGGTATCCCGCTTCGTCCGGCTCACGCAATCCGGCTTCCCGCAGCCCCTGTTCCACCTCCTGGCGCCAGGGGGTCTGCAGGGTACGGGAGTCCACCGCAATGCCCTGCTCCGCCAGCGCGATTTCAAGCTGATCCGCCTGGAACAGTTCGCCGCTAAAGCGCCACAGTTCATCCAGCGCCTGCTGCATTTTGGTGTGGGAAAGTTCAGTGCCGTTGCCCAGGCGAATCAGCCAGCCGCGGCTAAAGCGCAGGTGATAACGCACCTCTTTAATGGCACGGGCGGCAATGGCCGACAGCGTTTCATCACGGCTGTGGATCAGCCGCTCGTAAAGCGCGACATGCCAGGCATCCATCAGATACTGACGCACCAGGGTGTCGCTGAAATCACCGTTAGGTTGTTCCACCAGCAGCAGATTGCTGTACTGACGTTCGTCACGGCCAAAGGCGAGCGTATCTTCATCGCCCTCTCCCAGCCGCTGCGCCGCATAGCTCAGCAAATGGCGCCCCTGACCCAGCAGATCCAGACCGATATTGGCCAGCGCCAGGTCGATTTCCAGCTCCGGAGCATGGCCGCACCATTCGCACAGGCGCTGGGCCAGAATCAGGCTGCTGTCGCCCAGCCGCAGGCTGTAGCTGGCGATTGTGTCACTGTGTTGCACGGGCCACCTCACATATGTTCAATGCCATCGGGAATGGTGTAGAAGGTTGGATGGCGGTAGATTTTGGTGTCCGCCGGGTCGAAAAACTCGCCGCGCTCTTCCGGCTGGGAAGCCACGATCTGGCTGGCCCGCACCACCCAGATAGAGCAGCCTTCACTGCGCCGGGTATAGGCATCGCGCGCGTTTTCCAGCGCCATTTGATCGTCGGCGGCATGCAGACTGCCAACGTGACGGTGCGACAACCCCTGGCGGTTACGGACAAAGACCTCATATAGCGGCCAGTACTCTTTGCTCATCATGGTTCTCCTCAGGCGGCGTCGGTACGCTGCTGTTTTTCGGCCCAGGCCAGCGCCGCTTCGCGCACCCAGGCTCCCTTGTCCCAGGCCCGGCGCTTCGCCGCCAGCCGTTCGTGATTACAGATACCGCGTCCGGCAATGACCTCATTCAGTTCCGTCCAGTTGATTTCACCAAAGCGGTAGTGGCCGCTGGCCGCGTCCCAGGCAAGGTCCGGGTCCGGCACCGTCATTCCCAGCGCTTCAACCTGCGGAACGGTGTTATCCACAAAGCGCTGACGCAGTTCATCGTTGGTATGGCGTTTAATTTTCCAGGCCAGACTGCGGGCGCTGTTGGGCGACCTGGCATCGTCAGGGCCGAACATCATCAGCGACGGCCACCAGAAGCGATTAATGGCGTCCTGCAACATCCGGCGCTGTTCATCGCTGCCGTTAGCCAGCGCCACGCAGGCCTCAAACCCCTGACGCTGGTGAAAGCTCTCTTCCTTACAGATTTTCACCATCGCCCTGGCGTAAGGACCGTAGGAGGTTCGACACAGCGCCACCTGGTTAACAATGGCCGCGCCATCCACCAGCCAGCCGATAACCGGAATATCGGCCCAGTTCAGGGTCGGGTAATTGAAGATGGACGAATACTTCATCCGCCCTTCCAGCATCTTGCGATAGAGATCTTCCCGGGCGCAGCCCAGGGTTTCTGCCGCGCTGTAAAGGTAAAGACCGTGACCGGCTTCATCCTGCACCTTCGCCAGCAGGATAGCCTTACGGCGCAGGCTGGGCGCCCGGGTCAGCCAGTTACCCTCTGGCAGCATGCCC
This window encodes:
- the paaE gene encoding 1,2-phenylacetyl-CoA epoxidase subunit PaaE, producing MTTFHALTVANIEPETAEAVEITFAVPEALARDYAWRPGQHLTLKARINGEELRRCYSICRAPRAGEISVAVKSIEGGRFSGYALRELQPGASLEVMVPQGNFGYRPDPAVRGDYLAIAAGSGITPMLAIIEATLATEPESRFTLIYGNRSTDSMMFRQALADLKDRWPQRLQLLWIFSQESTESALFHGRIDGQKLHALGEQLLDFSRFDRAFICGPQAMMEQASAALVELGMAPDTINIEHFNTPGTGGPRRTAGAAQGTRVTVRQDGHQRQIVLAAEDESILDAALRQGADLPYACKGGVCATCKCRVLQGEVEMAVNYSLEPDQLAAGYILSCQALPKGDGLVVDFDV
- the paaD gene encoding 1,2-phenylacetyl-CoA epoxidase subunit PaaD, whose amino-acid sequence is MNLTLTPPQTREVWALLSTISDPEIPVLTITDLGMVRSVKHDGRGWRIGFTPTYSGCPATETLMAEIRTVLESRGYGPVEVTVQLHPAWTTDWMSPDARRRLREYGISPPVGHSCHALMPERVRCPRCASVQTQLISEFGSTACKALWRCESCREPFDYFKCI
- the paaC gene encoding 1,2-phenylacetyl-CoA epoxidase subunit PaaC; amino-acid sequence: MQHSDTIASYSLRLGDSSLILAQRLCEWCGHAPELEIDLALANIGLDLLGQGRHLLSYAAQRLGEGDEDTLAFGRDERQYSNLLLVEQPNGDFSDTLVRQYLMDAWHVALYERLIHSRDETLSAIAARAIKEVRYHLRFSRGWLIRLGNGTELSHTKMQQALDELWRFSGELFQADQLEIALAEQGIAVDSRTLQTPWRQEVEQGLREAGLREPDEAGYRTGGRAGLHSEHLGPLLAEMQYLQRSYPGLSW
- the paaB gene encoding 1,2-phenylacetyl-CoA epoxidase subunit PaaB, with amino-acid sequence MSKEYWPLYEVFVRNRQGLSHRHVGSLHAADDQMALENARDAYTRRSEGCSIWVVRASQIVASQPEERGEFFDPADTKIYRHPTFYTIPDGIEHM
- the paaA gene encoding 1,2-phenylacetyl-CoA epoxidase subunit PaaA; translated protein: MTNQQQRRFEADIAGERAIEPQDWMPDDYRKTLIRQIGQHAHSEVVGMLPEGNWLTRAPSLRRKAILLAKVQDEAGHGLYLYSAAETLGCAREDLYRKMLEGRMKYSSIFNYPTLNWADIPVIGWLVDGAAIVNQVALCRTSYGPYARAMVKICKEESFHQRQGFEACVALANGSDEQRRMLQDAINRFWWPSLMMFGPDDARSPNSARSLAWKIKRHTNDELRQRFVDNTVPQVEALGMTVPDPDLAWDAASGHYRFGEINWTELNEVIAGRGICNHERLAAKRRAWDKGAWVREAALAWAEKQQRTDAA